In the Malania oleifera isolate guangnan ecotype guangnan chromosome 1, ASM2987363v1, whole genome shotgun sequence genome, one interval contains:
- the LOC131153831 gene encoding probable mannitol dehydrogenase — translation MAKSAEHEHPRKAFGWAARDTSGVLSPFNFSRRATGEKDIAFKVLYCGICHSDLHFVKNDWGTSKYPLVPGHEIVGIVREVGTKVQKFNIGDKVGVGCLVGACHSCDNCNNDLENYCPKMILTYGSMDHDGTTTYGGYSDIMVVDEHFAVGIPENMPLDGGAPLLCAGITVFSPLKYYGLDKPGMRVGVVGLGGLGHVAIKFAKAFGLHATVISTSPHKKKEAIEHLGADSFLISRDPNQMNSAMGTLDGIIDTVSAVHPLLPLLRLLKSNGTLVMVGVPNKPLELPIFPLVLGRKVVGGSAIGGMMEMQEMIDFAATHNITADIEVIPMDYINTAMERLEKADVRYRFVIDIGKTLTTT, via the exons ATGGCGAAATCAGCAGAACATGAGCATCCGCGGAAGGCCTTTGGATGGGCAGCCAGAGACACATCCGGAGTTCTCTCTCCCTTCAACTTCTCCAGAAG GGCAACAGGGGAAAAGGACATTGCATTCAAGGTGCTGTACTGTGGGATTTGTCACTCTGATCTTCACTTTGTGAAGAATGACTGGGGCACATCTAAATATCCTCTTGTCCCTGG GCACGAGATCGTGGGAATTGTGAGAGAGGTAGGGACGAAGGTACAAAAGTTCAATATCGGAGATAAAGTAGGCGTGGGGTGCTTGGTTGGAGCTTGCCACTCTTGTGATAACTGCAACAATGATCTTGAGAACTATTGTCCCAAAATGATACTTACCTATGGTAGCATGGATCACGACGGAACCACCACATACGGTGGCTATTCTGACATTATGGTGGTTGATGAGCACTTCGCAGTTGGGATTCCGGAAAACATGCCTCTTGATGGTGGCGCTCCTCTCCTATGCGCCGGGATCACGGTGTTTAGCCCCTTAAAGTACTATGGTCTCGACAAGCCCGGTATGCGTGTTGGTGTGGTTGGTCTTGGTGGTTTAGGGCATGTAGCTATTAAGTTTGCTAAGGCCTTTGGACTTCATGCGACTGTGATTAGCACTTCGCCCCACAAAAAGAAGGAAGCCATTGAACATCTTGGTGCAGACTCGTTTTTGATTAGTCGTGACCCTAACCAAATGAAT TCTGCAATGGGCACACTGGATGGCATCATTGATACCGTCTCTGCGGTTCACCCTCTCCTACCCTTGCTACGGTTGTTGAAGTCCAACGGAACCCTTGTCATGGTTGGCGTTCCAAACAAACCGCTGGAGCTTCCGATCTTTCCTTTGGTTTTGG GGAGAAAGGTGGTGGGTGGAAGTGCAATTGGGGGAATGATGGAGATGCAGGAGATGATTGATTTCGCAGCAACACATAATATAACGGCAGATATCGAGGTTATTCCAATGGACTACATTAATACTGCCATGGAACGTCTTGAGAAAGCTGATGTTAGATACCGTTTTGTTATCGACATCGGGAAGACATTGACTACAACCTAA